The genomic region GGCTGCGGGACGCGGCCGTGCAGCTGCTACCCATCCCAGCTGCCCTACCCGAAAGGCCTGCCGATCAGTGGCTGGTATTTCGGCGTCGGCTTCTGGGGTCGTTGGCGCGGGCGCACTAGTGGAGTCGGCGCTGGCCAGCAAATCGGGTGCGTCGGGTAGGGTAAAGCGGATGGGCACCAGCATTTTCACCTTCACAAAGCGGCCCTCCCGCTGACCGGGCGTCCAGCGGCCCGAGCTTTGCCGCAGCACCCGCAGGGCTTCTACATCGAAGGCGCTACCCAGACCACGCAATACTTTGGGCGTCAGTACCCGCCCGGCCTCGTCAATCACTGCCGATACATAGACGGTGCCCTGCGTGTGGCTGTCGGCCGCAGCAGTAGGGTAGCGTACTAGCTTGTTCAGGGCCGCCGGGCCGCTCTCATACATAGGCATGGGTTGGGCTTCGGAATAAATCTGATTGTCCACTACCGACTCCGGGCCGGCGGCCACCCACCGGATAGGCTGACGACGCCCGCCGCGCCCATGATACAGTTGCGCAGTTGCTCTGGTTGCCGCGGGCAACTCCACTTGCACAGTGTGCCCCTCGGCCAGGTGTAGTGGTTGGCCACTACCCGTAACATGCACCAAGACTGCCCCACCCGGTATCATCAGCTGGTCATCGGTGGTTTCGGATACGATGTTGGAGAGCAGCCTATCGGCCAACCCGTAGCACTCCTTTAGCTCCACGAACACAGGCCCACGGGCAGGCTCCCCACGCGAGTTGACCAGTGCACCCGCCGGAATACGCACTACGGTACCTTCCCTACCCCGCACTTCGGCTAGCTGGGTAGGGTCTATCTTATGATATTCGCTAGCCTTAAGGGTAAGGTCGTAGAGGCGTGCTTCGGCAGGGGGCGGAGCAGCCGTATCGCGGGGAGCCACGGTGCGGCGCCCGGCACCAGGCCGTATGAGCGGCGCATTGGCTTGCGTGGGGTGCTCTACCCGGTGCCAAGTCAGCGCATCAGAGCGGCGGGGCGTAGAAGCAGGCAGCGTATCAACGGGCGCTGAAGTTTCGGTGCTGTCTGCCTCTGTGTGGGACGATGTATCGGATTGACAGCTAGGCAACAGCAAAGAAGCGAAGCAGCCAAGTAGCAATAAATGACGAAGGGTAGGCATCGGGCAAAATAACGGCTTCTGTAGCTATTCTAATATAAACGCAGCAAACATGTTGGCCCAAGCAGGTACAGCGCCCGGCAGACTACCCGGCCGTTTTGTGCGTTAAGGGTCGGCAGGCTAGCTCCTTGCGCCACGGTAGCGTAAGTCTGCGCGCTGCTGCCGACCTTTATACCCGTTATGCTTCTACGCTTTTCTTCATGGCTGATGCTGGGCACGCTGCTCACCGCCTGCCAGCCCGATCTGGAGTCGGGACCATTGCTCGATTTTGTGGGTGGCTCTCGCTACACGGCCTACACGCGCGTCATCAATACGCCAGCCGATACGCTCACCTTTAAAATCTTCGCGGCTACTACCAAGGCGCAGGGCAATGATACCACGAAGGCGCCTAAGCTTACGAACATGAAAATTTTGGTGACGTACAGCCCACGCATTACGCCCATTGACTATCAGAACCTGACAGCGCCTAACCTCCAGTATCCGTATGGTGACCCTACTACCCTCACCGTATTCGATCAGAAGATAGAACGCCGCACATTTGCGTTTCAAAACACGTTCAGCACGCGCTCTACCCCTGGTCGCGAAACCTGGAGGTTTGATAGTACAGATGATGAAGGACATACAAGCACTACCAGCTTCCAGATTACGGTGCGGCCATCTACCAGCGACTCTACCCTCACTTACCACCGCTACACGGTAGGATTGCAGGCGCCGCGTACATTCACCAGTCGTTCCTACCTGGCTTTACTGCCGGGCCTCACGTTTCCGCGCTATATCGGCTCTGGTACCGATTCTCCTGGGACTGCTTATTCGGATATATACAGGCTGATTGATTTAGTCTACCTTCCCGGAGCCGATAACTCCATTGTATTGGCTTCGCCCTCGGCAGTGCCTACTCAACTCAGTCCGTTGTGGCCAACGGATAGCACAACTCGCCGCACCACGCGTCTGCGCAATACGAACCTAAACGCCAGCACCTTTGCTGCAGCTGCCTCGCCCGCCGACCTCACAGCCGCTTACACTGCGGGCACTTCTCCTGCCGCCACCCGTACCGAGAATTTAGTGAAAGGGCGCGTGTATGCCTTCCGAACCCAAGGCGGCCAGTTTGGACTGATTTATGTGGAAAATATAATCACCACGCCTATCCCGGCAGCTAGGCTACAGGTACACATCACGAAATAACAAAAAGGCCGCTGCGAATATCGCAGCGGCCTTTTTAATACTCTTGTAGCCCCACCCTTAGAAGGTCGTTCCGATGGTGAGGGAGGTAGTGAACCGGTTGGAATCAATGCTTACGACAGGCTGGTCGCCGGCATTGAGCACGTAGGGCGAGTAGTAGGTATTGGCCGATTTATACACGCCGGCTACATCCAGAAAGAAGTTTTGCTGCCGCAGTCCTAAACCTACCGTGTAGTAGTTCTGCGTACGGTCGAAGTCGTTGGCGCGGTATGGGTCGCCGTAGCGGGCATAGCCTAGGCGGAACCGGAATGCTTCGTAACGCGCCTCACCCCCAAACCGCAGGTTGACGGTGGAGCGGTACAAGTCACTGATGTATTGGTTGGTACCCGAGTAGTCGTAGCCAGCTACGGTACCGTTGGCAGTGGCATTATCGCGGAAACGAGGTTGGGAGTAATCGACATACTCTATATCACCCGTCAGGAAGCCGTACTTACCTAGTAGAACTGCTACCCCACCATTTGCCCGGAAAGGCGTCGTCAGGTTATAGGAGAACTGCTGACTACCCGTTTGCGCATCGCCCCGAGAAATGGTTCGCACTACGTTTCCGTTGTTATCCAACTCAGACAGTGGCGGATTAAACTGCGCACTTAGCTGTGTGCTGTACGTGTCTGTCAGTCGGTACCAGGTAGGCGTTTGCACCGATGCCCCGATGCGCACTCTATCCGTAGCACGATAGATAGCTCCAATGCGAGCATTGAAACCGGTACCGCGTGTTTGTATAAAGTCGCGCAGATCGACATTTACGTCACTGGTCGTTTCGTAGAAGTTGCGCGTCATGTCGTAGCGCGTACTCACCACCCCAATTGCGCCACCAATGTATAGTTTGTCACGGTAGCTGGCTCCGTAAGCAAAATCATACTGCGACTGCGAACCGGTGGTCTGCGTAGTTTCCCGCTGCACAATCGGACCAGTACGGTTGACGGTAGACACACCATCATTATTCTCCAGGTTCGTTAGATAAGCCCCATACGCCAACCCATCCAAGTCGACGTAGGCATTATCGACGAACTGATCATCTATTTCCTGATTGGAAATGCGTGATTCCCGCAACCGTTGAAACAGTGACTGTTGGTCACCGATAGTGCCGGAATAGACAGAGTTCTGGTTGAAGTCGTTGATGCGGGTAACGCCTATACCAAAAGAGCCTGCCCGCCAATCTGAGGTATTGTCGCTATCAGGACGTCGGTTTGTAAAAATCAGTCCTACGTTTCCAATGTGCAGGCTATTACGGGAATCGGTGAGGCTGCCGCTACCCTGCAATGCGCTGCTGGTGTTGCCAACCCCAAATCCGGGCGTGAAGCTTACTTCTGAACGCTGGAATAAGCCCAGACCGGCCGGGTTGCTGCTCAGGTTACCAATATCTGCTCCCAATGCTACGTTGGCACCACCGATTCCGAGCGTACGGGCGCCGCCGCCAAATTGCAACTGAGAATACCGCAAAGCGTCAATTTCGCTTTGGGCAAAAGCGTGGCTGGCCCAGCCCATAAAAGCCAAGCCTAACCAATATTTCGCGTTTTTCATTCAGGAAAGAAAGGAAAATGAGATACCTACACGCGTAGGCTCGGATATACTAGCGGACGCGTCCGCGGCTGCCGCCGCCACCACCGCCACCAAACGAACCGCCCCCGCTGGAAGACCCTCCAAAGGAGCTACGGGAAGGCGACGGTTGGCTGAACGAGCGGGAAGGCTGCTCGTACGAGCGAGCCGGCTGGCTGTATACCTGACGTTGGGCTGCTTGCCCATCGCCATTAAACATACGGTTGCGACGGGGTTGCGCTACGTTTCCTTGATTGTTGTATACGGCTTGGCTACCACCATCGGCGCTGCGCCACCGCCGGCCCGAACGACCATCCAGGTTTGGTTGGTCGGCGGGTACATTCACCACGTTCTGTTGACCAGTGCCTGCGGCACCGCTGTTCATAACACGGCCACGGCTCCAGCCGCCATTGTTACCGTTTACTACCGTGCCACCAGCTCCATTAGACAGGACTGCGTTGCCACCCGAGCGACCTGTGCGGATAGCACCACCGTTCGGAGCCGACGACAGCGCCGCGGCACTCCGCTCACGCCGTGGCTGGTAATTGACACGGCTGCGCGTGTCGCTATAACCGCCACCGTAGACAGGGTAGCCATAGCCCCAACCGCCGTAACCCAACCCATAGCCCAGACGTGGTCCATAACCGAATCCGCCGTAGCCCAAACCACCATAGAAGGGGTCATACAACCCGCCATAGCCTAAACCACCGTATCCCAGCCCATATGGCCGATAGAAGGAGCCAAAGCCCAGGCCCAGCCCAATACTCATGCCCGAACCGTAGAAGGGAGAGTAGAAAGGGCTGTACATTGAGCCAAAGCCGTAGGGGCTATAGCCACCATACCAAAAGGGGTCGGTGTAAGCAAGGCTGGAATAGCCCAAGCCACTGTAGGTGGAGTTGTTGAAGCGGCGCAGCCGGGAAGCGTAGCCGTAGTCATCGTCGTAGTACTCCGTGGCACCTACTGCATCTTGTTCGGTACCATCACCAGCATATTCCGGATTCACATCACCCGCTACGGCGTAGCCACCGTTGGTCTGCTCCTGCCCGTAGCGGGCATCCAGTGCCTCCTGGGCGGCAGGAGTTAGTGTAGTTTTGTCCTTCGAAGTATAGTACACTCCGTCGTTTTCGGTAGAGCTAGTAAGGGCCGATGTGCCCGCGCACCCGCCGAGCGCCAGCGCGCTCAAAGCAGATAGAATGAAGGTGGAATATCTTTTCATGATTATGTAGAGAAAGGAGCTATGGAAATGAGAATCAGGCGAAGTTAGGGGGCATCTGCTACCCGCTTCACCTGCCGGGCGGGATGCTTCGTTTTAATAACGTAATTTGAGGCCGAAACGGTGCCCTAGTGGCGGACAAATGTTATACCACTATTTCGGACTTTTTTTGCACTTCTACTTCCAAAGATACTCCAAAACATGAGCAAAAGTTTGCCGAAGCGTAGCGAAGATTACTCTTTATGGTACAATGAGTTAGTGAAGCGCGCGGGCCTAGCTGAAAATGCCGCCGTACGGGGCTGCATGGTCATCAAGCCGTATGGCTACGCTATCTGGGAAAAAATGCAGCAGACGCTGGACGGGATGTTTAAGCGCACCGGCCACCAGAATGCTTATTTTCCGCTATTCGTCCCCAAAAGCCTATTCGAGGCGGAGGAGAAGAATGCAGAAGGCTTTGCCAAGGAGTGCGCCGTGGTAACACACTACCGACTCCAAACAGACCCCGAAAAGCCCGGCAAGTTGCGCGTGGACCCCAACGCTAGGTTGGAAGAAGAACTGGTGGTGCGCCCTACCTCCGAAGCCATCATCTGGAGCACCTATAAAAACTGGATTCAAAGCTACCGCGACCTGCCGCTGCTCATCAACCAATGGGCCAACGTAGTGCGCTGGGAAATGCGCACGCGCTTGTTCCTGCGCACGGCGGAGTTTTTGTGGCAGGAAGGCCATACCGCCCACGCCACCGCCGAAGAAGCCTTGGCCGAAACCCGCCAGATGCTGGACGTATACGCCGAGTTTGCCGAGGAGTGGATGGCCCTACCCGTGGTGAAAGGCGTGAAATCGGAGAACGAACGGTTTGCCGGTGCCATCGAAACGTATTGCATTGAGGCCTTGATGCAGGATGGCAAGGCGCTACAGGCTGGCACCTCGCACTTTCTGGGGCAGAACTTCGCCAAAGCATTTGATGTGCAGTTCCAAAGTAAAGAAGGCACGCTGGAGCACGTATGGGGCACCAGCTGGGGAGTGAGCACCCGCCTGATGGGCGCCCTGGTGATGGCGCATTCCGATGATGAGGGCTTGGTTCTACCCCCCAAACTGGCACCTATCCAGGTAGTGATTGTGCCTATTTATAAAACCGGCCAGCTCGACGAGCTGCTGGAGCGCATCCGGCCCATGCAGCAAGGCCTGCTGGAGCGCGGCATCTCCGTAAAAGTAGATGACCGCGACACCGAGCGCCCCGGCTTTAAGTTTGCCGAGTGGGAGATGAAAGGTGTGCCGGTACGCCTTGCCGTGGGCATGCGCGACCTGGACGCTGGCACTGTGGAGGTAGCCCGCCGCGACACGAAGGAGAAAATGAACCTGCCGCTGGCTGACATCGTGCAAAGCGTAGACCAGCTACTCCAGGATATCCAGACCAACATCTACAGCAAGGCCCTGCGCTACCGCGAGCAGCACACCACCCGCGTAACCACTTACGAGGAGTTCAAGCAAGTGCTTGATACCACCGCGGGCTTCGTGCTGGCCCCTTGGGACGGCACCCCCGAAACGGAGGAACGCATCAAGGAAGAAACCAAAGCAACCATCCGCTGCCTGGCCCTGAACGAGCCCGACGAGGACGGGGTAGACATGCTGACGGGCAAGCCCTCGGCACGCTACGCTTATTTTGCGCGGGCGTATTAATCCCGCATTGTATCGAACGAACACAGAGGGCGACTATATAGTCGCCCTCTGTGTTTCTCATTATTAAGGAGTACCGAAGGCTAGCTACCTTATCTTCTTTCTCCCGACTTTCTACGTATCTTTCTTTACCACCCTTCTAGCTTTCTACTTATGGACTGGCTCACGATTGCTACCCTTCTGCTATTTGGCTTGCTGTTCGTAGCGGCCGAAGTGATTTTTATTCCGGGCACCACGTTTGTAGGCTTTGTGGGCTTTGTGCTGCTAGCCGTAGGCATCTGGTTCAGCTACCGCGACCTGGGCACGCCTACTAGCCACTTCATCCTGGGTGGCGCGGCCGTGCTCACGGCAACGCTGGTATATATCGGGTTGCGCCCCAAAAACCTGAACAAGTTTGCTCTTACGGAGGTACACAACAACTACGTGCACGATGCCCGCCGCCCCGACGTACAGCCCGGCACTGCTGGTCGTACTATCTCGGCTCTGCGGCCGGCCGGCACAGTGTTGTTTGACAACGACCGGCGCGAGGCTACTACCCGCGGCGAGTTTATTGCGGCTGGCACGCCGGTGCGGGTGCTACGCATCGAGCAAAACCGCATAGTGGTAGAGCAAGCCTAAGTGGCCGGATCAGTTTTTAGTTGTTAGTTACACGGTCTTTCGCCATCATCTCTCTGCCTACCCTATGGATTTTCCGATTCTACCTATTGCTGTGGCAGCCATCGTGCTGCTGGTGTTACTGTATTTTTTTCCGATCAATCTGTGGATAACGGCCATATTCTCCGGCGTACGTATCAGCCTGTTGCAGTTGGTATTCATGCGCGTCCGCAAGGTGCCACCGTCGTTGATTGTCAACTCGTTGATTACGTCTTCCAAGGCTGGGCTGCAAATCACAGCCAATGAGCTGGAAACGCACTACTTGGCCGGCGGCAATGTACCCAGCGTCATCAAAGCGCTGATTTCGGCTGATAAGGCAAACATTCCGTTGGATTTCAAGCAGGCCACTGCCATCGACCTTGCGGGCCGCGACGTATTCGAGGCCGTTACAACGTCCGTTAATCCCAAAGTCATCAACACGCCCAACGTGGCCGCTGTAGCGCAGGATGGTATTCAACTCATTGCCAAGGCCCGCGTAACCGTTCGCGCCAACATCACCCAATTAGTAGGCGGGGCCGGCGAGGAAACCATTCTGGCCAGGGTAGGCGAAGGTATTGTCACGAGCATTGGCTCATCGCTCTCGCACAAAGAAGTACTCGAAAACCCCGACAAAATCTCGAAGCTGGTACTGCAAAAAGGGCTGGACGCGGGCACAGCGTTTGAAATCCTGAGCATCGATATTGCGGACGTCGATATCGGCGAGAATATTGGTGCCAAGCTGCAAACCGACCAAGCATCTGCCGACTTGAAAGTGGCCGAGGCCCGCGCTGAGGAGCGCCGCGCCATGGCTGTGGCCATGGAACAGGAATACCGCGCCAAAACCCAGGAAGCCAAAGCCCGCGTGGTAGATGCCGAAGCCGAAATTCCGAAGGCTATGGCCGAGGCCTTCCGCTCCGGCAACTTAGGTATTATGGACTATTATAAAATGCGCAACATCCAGTCCGACACTGACATGCGCGACTCCATTGCCAACCCCGACGGTCCAAAGCCGAGTTAGTGACCGAGTAGTAAAGCTGTAAAAACAAGCGCGTGCCCTCCTGAGCTCAGGAGGGCACGCGCTTGTTTTTACAGCTTTACTATTTCTTCGTAACCCGGAATTCTACGCGGCGGTTGAGCTTGCGGGTCTCTTCGTCGTCATTGCTGGCAATGGGCTTGGTGTCGCCGTAGCCTTCGGTGGTGATGCGGGCACCAGCAATACCCTTCGATACCAAGTACTTCTTCACCTCGTTCACGCGGTCCTGGCTTAGCTTCAGGTTCAGGGCCGGGTCGCCTTGGTTGTCGGTGTGGCCTTCTACCTTAATCTCTACCTCTGGGTAGTCCTTCAGGATACGCACCAACCGAAGCAACTCAGGGTAGGAGTTTTCGCGCAGGTAGTACTTGCTCTGGGCAAAGAAGATGTTGTTGAGCTTGATGGTAGACCCTACCGCAAAAGGCACCAAGAACAAGTCCTGCGTCACCTCGGAGTAGTTCTGCCGGTCGGTCACGTCCAGGTTGTCGCTCTCGGCCAGGTAGTTGGTCGCCTCGGCGCGGTAGCCATACTGCACGCCAGAGGGTAGCACAATGGTGTAAGAGCCATCCTGCGGATTCACCTCCGCCACGCCCAGTTCTTCGCCCGTCAGCAGGTTTTCGTAGTGAATGACAGCGGCAATGGGCTTCTTGGTCACAGCATCCAGCACCTGCCCCCGAACAAGGGTCACGGTTTCGGGCTTGAAACGAGGGGTGAGAGCAATACGAAAGATATCTTTGGAACCACCTATTCCATTGCGGGCCGATACTAGGTAGGCGTCTTCACCGGCCGCCGACACAGTATAGTAGGCATCGAAATCGGGGGAGTTGACGTTTGGGCCTAAGTTGCGGGGCGGGCTCCATTTGGTCCAGCTTTCATCCAGGCGCTTGCTGTAAAAGATGTCGCTCTTGCCATAGCCGCCGTGGCCCTCGGAGGCAAAGTAGAGTGTCTTGCCATCGGCGGCCAAGAAGGGCGCGAACTCTGCTTTCTTCGTGTTTACCGTCGGCCCTAGGTTACGCGGGCGGCTCCAGGTCTTACCATCTTCATTCAGAAAGCTGACGTAGATATCCTGGCTACCCTGGCCGTCTTTGCGCTGCACGGCCATCAGCATTACTTTACCCGACGTACCCAGGCAGTAATCCACGTTTTCGGGGTCGTCGTTGTAGTAGTCTTCAATCACCACTGGCACGGGCTTGCTCCAGCCCGTTACGGTGCGGCGCGAGGTGCTGGGCCCTTTGGGCTCCAGCGTCCCGTCGGGACGATATACGCCAATAACAAGCAGTTGCTGCCCGTTGGCCGACACCGCTGCTACCCCATTGGGGTCCTTGGGCGTGTTGATAGGCCCACCCAGATTTTTGGCGGGGTTCCAGGCTTTGGTGTTCGCATTGTTGAGGGTAGCATACCACACGTCCTGCGCATCGCTGGCGCCGCCTGTATTCTGCGGGCTCTCTTGCCGGGCAAAGTACAGCGTGCGGCCATCGGGCGAGATGATGGGGTGCGTATCAACGTACTTGGAATTGACGTTCGGCCCCAGATTCACCATGGTAGAGTCGAACTTAGCCGCGTTGGGGTCTGCTTTGAATTGCTGCTTCACCATGGTCTCGGCCACGTCGGCAATACCGATGGCGTCAATCTGGTTCACCCCGTTCACTTCCTTGGTGTTCATGGTCACCACTACCCCAATGGTACGGTAGGTACCTGGTGAGAAGGTTACCTGTAAGGAGCGGAATGCCTCGCCCAGTGTACCAGGCTTATTGTTTTCATATACCTGGTGCTTACCACCGCGTGTGTCGACCAGCTCAATTTTTGTAACCGAGCCCGGATTGAAATTCTCAACCACCGTCACTTGCTTGGCTACCAGCGACTTGCTGAACCGCACTTCGATAAATTCGTCTTTTCCTTCTTTTTTCGGAATCCAGGCTTCGTTGCTAATCTGTCCCAGTGGCAGCGCATTGGGCTCACCCAATACCTTTTCTGGCGAGAAAGCCTCTTTGCCACTCGATCTTTGCGACGACACAGCAACCACTTTAGCAGCCCACACGGCGTGCTGTGCCTGTGTTGCGCTACCCATTCCTATCAGCAACCCCAAGGAAAGAAAGAGTTTCCTCATCATTCTTGTACTAAATCTGCGAATAAATGATGTGTCGACCTGCCGACGTATCAACCCAGTGCTCCACCGACCCCAACAGGTACCCATACGGGCTGGGTAGTAGCTCCGGCGCTCCGCGAAAGCCGCGCCAAATTACTACCAAACACATAGTTGGCTGGTTATTTTTTGAATAAAACCCAGAACGGTATGGCAGGTAGTAACACCCTTCACCAGTTCAGGATAAATGGCAAAAGCCCGGTCGCACTGGTTGCAGCCGGGCTTTTGCCATGTAGTATCGCACAGTTAGGGTTGCAGCGTGAACGTGCGCGTAACTGAATTATACGGACCTGGTATTAAATTTCCGTTGTTGTCGACCAGCTCCAGCTTCACAGTATTTTGTCCCATTGGTAGACCTTCTATTGTGTATGGCAGCCACTGGCTCAGCATGAACTCGGAGCCGTTGATGGTAGCACGCACTTTATTGCCTTCTGGCGAGAGGGTGGTATTCACCAAGTAAAAATCCAGCATCACCTTCTTGGCATCGTTGCCAGAATAGGCATCCTTTGGGCGGCTATAGAACATATGCGGCGCCGACAAATCAACGTTCAGGGCCTGTGCGGGGGCCGTTCCTACGTTGAGAACACGCAAGTCGTAGGCCCCGCGGTGTTTCAGGCTTTCGTGGTAGGAGCGCGATAGGAAAGACAGCACCACGTGCTGACCATCTGCTATATTTTTGGTAAACTCCGTGGTGTAGTGCGCCGTGTAAGGCTGGTTGTCCACGATGTTGTGAATGTGCTGACCTTTCTCTGAAACGGCCATTTCATTGCCAGTCATACCGCTGCTCATCTTCGTGAGCACAAAGTTGGTCAGATCGTAATCGAATGCCACGGCGCCCGAGGCTACAGTTGCTCCCGAAGGAGGCGTTTTCAGGCGCAATTGTGCTTCGGGGTATTTTGGCGAGTCGTCGAACGGAGTCAGGCGAATGCCGTTTTTCTCCATTGCCGCCATGGTAGGGGAAGTAACCGTTTCGGCCGTGCTCTGCGAAGTGCCCTCCGATTGCTGGCGAGTCGTGTCGCAGGCGCCCAATGCGAGTAACAGAGAACCGCCTAGTAGAAAAGCAGTTGCTTTCATAGGTGAAATGGTGATAATATTAGAAACTGCCGGACCGTATATCCGGCTGCGCCCCACCCCGGGACGACGTGCCATTTTTTTAAGTACTTTGCGCAAGTACGTAACGATTG from Hymenobacter aerilatus harbors:
- a CDS encoding OmpP1/FadL family transporter, translated to MKNAKYWLGLAFMGWASHAFAQSEIDALRYSQLQFGGGARTLGIGGANVALGADIGNLSSNPAGLGLFQRSEVSFTPGFGVGNTSSALQGSGSLTDSRNSLHIGNVGLIFTNRRPDSDNTSDWRAGSFGIGVTRINDFNQNSVYSGTIGDQQSLFQRLRESRISNQEIDDQFVDNAYVDLDGLAYGAYLTNLENNDGVSTVNRTGPIVQRETTQTTGSQSQYDFAYGASYRDKLYIGGAIGVVSTRYDMTRNFYETTSDVNVDLRDFIQTRGTGFNARIGAIYRATDRVRIGASVQTPTWYRLTDTYSTQLSAQFNPPLSELDNNGNVVRTISRGDAQTGSQQFSYNLTTPFRANGGVAVLLGKYGFLTGDIEYVDYSQPRFRDNATANGTVAGYDYSGTNQYISDLYRSTVNLRFGGEARYEAFRFRLGYARYGDPYRANDFDRTQNYYTVGLGLRQQNFFLDVAGVYKSANTYYSPYVLNAGDQPVVSIDSNRFTTSLTIGTTF
- the proS gene encoding proline--tRNA ligase, which encodes MSKSLPKRSEDYSLWYNELVKRAGLAENAAVRGCMVIKPYGYAIWEKMQQTLDGMFKRTGHQNAYFPLFVPKSLFEAEEKNAEGFAKECAVVTHYRLQTDPEKPGKLRVDPNARLEEELVVRPTSEAIIWSTYKNWIQSYRDLPLLINQWANVVRWEMRTRLFLRTAEFLWQEGHTAHATAEEALAETRQMLDVYAEFAEEWMALPVVKGVKSENERFAGAIETYCIEALMQDGKALQAGTSHFLGQNFAKAFDVQFQSKEGTLEHVWGTSWGVSTRLMGALVMAHSDDEGLVLPPKLAPIQVVIVPIYKTGQLDELLERIRPMQQGLLERGISVKVDDRDTERPGFKFAEWEMKGVPVRLAVGMRDLDAGTVEVARRDTKEKMNLPLADIVQSVDQLLQDIQTNIYSKALRYREQHTTRVTTYEEFKQVLDTTAGFVLAPWDGTPETEERIKEETKATIRCLALNEPDEDGVDMLTGKPSARYAYFARAY
- a CDS encoding energy transducer TonB, encoding MPTLRHLLLLGCFASLLLPSCQSDTSSHTEADSTETSAPVDTLPASTPRRSDALTWHRVEHPTQANAPLIRPGAGRRTVAPRDTAAPPPAEARLYDLTLKASEYHKIDPTQLAEVRGREGTVVRIPAGALVNSRGEPARGPVFVELKECYGLADRLLSNIVSETTDDQLMIPGGAVLVHVTGSGQPLHLAEGHTVQVELPAATRATAQLYHGRGGRRQPIRWVAAGPESVVDNQIYSEAQPMPMYESGPAALNKLVRYPTAAADSHTQGTVYVSAVIDEAGRVLTPKVLRGLGSAFDVEALRVLRQSSGRWTPGQREGRFVKVKMLVPIRFTLPDAPDLLASADSTSAPAPTTPEADAEIPATDRQAFRVGQLGWVAAARPRPAAESVTTLTATVEPDTHTSVRLVLHDAATIVLGQPTETGYEFVDVPANKKAALLGIRYMSGTPYVAVREITTGRHSNEPLSFRETTLAELEKLVQELE
- a CDS encoding NfeD family protein is translated as MDWLTIATLLLFGLLFVAAEVIFIPGTTFVGFVGFVLLAVGIWFSYRDLGTPTSHFILGGAAVLTATLVYIGLRPKNLNKFALTEVHNNYVHDARRPDVQPGTAGRTISALRPAGTVLFDNDRREATTRGEFIAAGTPVRVLRIEQNRIVVEQA
- a CDS encoding YgdI/YgdR family lipoprotein, producing the protein MKRYSTFILSALSALALGGCAGTSALTSSTENDGVYYTSKDKTTLTPAAQEALDARYGQEQTNGGYAVAGDVNPEYAGDGTEQDAVGATEYYDDDYGYASRLRRFNNSTYSGLGYSSLAYTDPFWYGGYSPYGFGSMYSPFYSPFYGSGMSIGLGLGFGSFYRPYGLGYGGLGYGGLYDPFYGGLGYGGFGYGPRLGYGLGYGGWGYGYPVYGGGYSDTRSRVNYQPRRERSAAALSSAPNGGAIRTGRSGGNAVLSNGAGGTVVNGNNGGWSRGRVMNSGAAGTGQQNVVNVPADQPNLDGRSGRRWRSADGGSQAVYNNQGNVAQPRRNRMFNGDGQAAQRQVYSQPARSYEQPSRSFSQPSPSRSSFGGSSSGGGSFGGGGGGGSRGRVR
- the floA gene encoding flotillin-like protein FloA (flotillin-like protein involved in membrane lipid rafts) encodes the protein MDFPILPIAVAAIVLLVLLYFFPINLWITAIFSGVRISLLQLVFMRVRKVPPSLIVNSLITSSKAGLQITANELETHYLAGGNVPSVIKALISADKANIPLDFKQATAIDLAGRDVFEAVTTSVNPKVINTPNVAAVAQDGIQLIAKARVTVRANITQLVGGAGEETILARVGEGIVTSIGSSLSHKEVLENPDKISKLVLQKGLDAGTAFEILSIDIADVDIGENIGAKLQTDQASADLKVAEARAEERRAMAVAMEQEYRAKTQEAKARVVDAEAEIPKAMAEAFRSGNLGIMDYYKMRNIQSDTDMRDSIANPDGPKPS
- a CDS encoding OmpA family protein codes for the protein MMRKLFLSLGLLIGMGSATQAQHAVWAAKVVAVSSQRSSGKEAFSPEKVLGEPNALPLGQISNEAWIPKKEGKDEFIEVRFSKSLVAKQVTVVENFNPGSVTKIELVDTRGGKHQVYENNKPGTLGEAFRSLQVTFSPGTYRTIGVVVTMNTKEVNGVNQIDAIGIADVAETMVKQQFKADPNAAKFDSTMVNLGPNVNSKYVDTHPIISPDGRTLYFARQESPQNTGGASDAQDVWYATLNNANTKAWNPAKNLGGPINTPKDPNGVAAVSANGQQLLVIGVYRPDGTLEPKGPSTSRRTVTGWSKPVPVVIEDYYNDDPENVDYCLGTSGKVMLMAVQRKDGQGSQDIYVSFLNEDGKTWSRPRNLGPTVNTKKAEFAPFLAADGKTLYFASEGHGGYGKSDIFYSKRLDESWTKWSPPRNLGPNVNSPDFDAYYTVSAAGEDAYLVSARNGIGGSKDIFRIALTPRFKPETVTLVRGQVLDAVTKKPIAAVIHYENLLTGEELGVAEVNPQDGSYTIVLPSGVQYGYRAEATNYLAESDNLDVTDRQNYSEVTQDLFLVPFAVGSTIKLNNIFFAQSKYYLRENSYPELLRLVRILKDYPEVEIKVEGHTDNQGDPALNLKLSQDRVNEVKKYLVSKGIAGARITTEGYGDTKPIASNDDEETRKLNRRVEFRVTKK